The Lactuca sativa cultivar Salinas chromosome 2, Lsat_Salinas_v11, whole genome shotgun sequence genome includes the window ACAAATGtacaaaaaataccattgaaTGGCTTATGACCTACTATTATTGGTAAcataatgatattttttgaacaaaTGTGATGTTTAATGATCATATATGAACAAACGTTATAGTTGATTGgtgatgtgtacaaaaaaaaaaagattcaatGGTACTTTTTATACAAGTCTGAAATTTCGTTACCCTTACAAATCATTTTCCCAATGATTTATGGCGAAACACTTTTAAAATGTTCTATCATTTTTAAAGATACGTAGGGTTTGATCATGTTGCATACAATCTTGTTGATTTTTATGTGGCAAAACTAGTATGGTACGAACACGTATGAGACTTGGATATCCATCACAACGAAAGGTGAAAGGTGTTTGCGTTGGCATTCTAGAACACCCTAATTGcactttggatatatatatatatatatatatatatatatatatatatatatatatatatatatatatatatatatatatatatatatatatatatatatatatatatattagtcataTCTTGAAATTTAAGAAGTATAAGATACAAAGctttttgtacaaatcaattatgcataaCAAATCATTAATATTTGCCAAGATTTTGAACACTTGAATTAATGAAGgttattataaaattaatttggagcaaatgacaattttaaaacattaaatttATCTATATATTTAAGACaccaataataattaatttacatcaaatgtatcaaacataaaatataataaaagttctaaacataaatattttaattaacaatGGTAACTTTTTTATTACAAAATAACTAATAATTATTTCCCCGTAAAACTTGTTCGTCAAAAGAGCTATTTATCGTCGCTGCTTTACAAACTCCTAATCCGttcatcatttttcaaaaccaaacacCAATTTTCTCAAATGGCGCGTCTAAGCCATATCTAGGCTAAAAAAAGatttgacaatttttttttattcattttgaaaATGTGCATGTATGCACAATAAATAGTTATATGGACTGTTGATGAGCACAATTAACAATTATATGGACTGCGGACGTGCACAATCATCAATCATAACTGCTGATTGTGTTCATCAACAGTCCATATAACTGTTGATTGCGTCTGTGTGCGTCTTATGATTCCGGACCTTATGTGAAACTAGGATTCTCAACCAAATATGTTATTTTTACATGTGTTTGGATGAGAAGCATGTTATCTAATGTGAACTTGAAGAGTAGAGATTAGTCACCAAGAAGAGTAAATAGTAGccattttgttgttgttgttgttgtcattATTATCCATAATGTGATTGTGATTGTGCCTTATAAACTTCTAAACAAATTTATAGTGTTTCAAAAGTTTGAGAAATTTGGGACTTCAAAATTATTAAAGATAACTTTTTTTTAAGGTTTTTGGCACTGTAGCACAACAAAGTTTGACGAGTTTACATATGTAGTCACTCAAGTATTTTTTGTGCTCAATTGGTGTTAGAAATAGGGGATGAACAGATTGTTTGGATTCTCTGAAAGTTGTGATTCACTATCAAATTGAAGTATTTCGATGGTACAGATCGAACACTCAGTTGGATGAAATTTAGAGAAAGAAATCAGAGAATGTATGTGAAAATGTACTTCAAGAAGATGTACCAGAAAATGACAAAAAACGACTATATGATTCCTGTCTGAGAACTGTTACTAGACAGTTACAAACTATTATCAAAACTACCAAATCTGTCATAAAACGGATCTCAGGGAAAAAGGgtcgaccccagccaggggctgccgccccttggacccccgttcgtttaggggcttcgcccctaaataacagtgtactttgaatcttgaaaaaCTTGAACAAGTGTGCACTTCTACACCATCCTAACTTGTTCAATATTCAACAAGATAACTTTTGGTCAACAAATTTAATCCTATTAgacttaaataatattgatgatatTAAATCACCAACAATTGGTCCTTAACGTTTGGAAATATCGACTAATTAAGGGTTTGAGAGAAATTGTATTCGGTTTACGGGTAACATGCGGACGTGGCTTGCAAAACCCATGCGAGGTTTTTGACATTGTAACACAACAAAATTTGGCGAATTTACACATTTAGTCACTCAAGTAACTGGTTGATTTACATATTTGGTCACTCAAGTAACCGGTTGTTCCTATATCAAGTTATATAATGGTGTAATTGAAAGGTAAAATTCAACTTTAATGGTCTATTAGACACAAGAAATACTTGAGTGACTAAATGTGTAAATTCGCCAAACTTTGTTGTGCTATAGTgccaaaaacctttttttatccATGAAAGAGTGATTATATGTTATATCAAACTAACACATACAATGAGTGTTTCAACCTGACATCCATTGAATATTGAGGATGAAAACAACTGGACGTCTTCAAAATAGGCATGAAAGCGACGAGAATTGAAGTTGGAGATTAGTTGTCTTCAAAGAACATAGAATATAGTCGTAGAAGAAAGTTAGAAGAACATCCAAGAAATGGGGAGTGTAACAACTTAACCAATTTATCATTTAAAGAATGATTCAGTAACGATAAGAACTGCTAATAAGAACGCAGACATTTGGAAAAGGATAAACAAGTCACCTCAAATGCTTCACTGAGTGGAAAGGGTACTAGAAGTGAGTCACCAATAACTTCTCAATTTCAAAACTCCTCAAGGAATCAATCCCTCCACCTTTTCCTCCTTCAAAATTGTCCAAATGGAAGAGGAGATACCAACTTAGGTTCTAAACTCTTAAGACTTTATCAATTAGTCAAGACTAGTCTCTACTTAGTTTGTTTGCAAAATATACCCTAATTGAATTTTTCTTAATAAGTCAAGTCTTTTAACTTTCAATTTGACACTAATATTAATTACTTATACAATTAAAGTCTCATTTGAGTTATTAATTGTTAATACAAGGTCACATAGATTTATTTATAGACTTGAAAAGTCACAAACTTCTTCTCATAAAACACCTACATTAGAACCTATAAAATCAATTTTAACTACaacataatttatttatttacctTAAATAAGTTTACTTTAAAGAAATTGTGATATGAAAGTATAGAACAACACAATAATTAGACTTAGAGTCTGAAACACAATAATTTACTGTGCAACTCGTTATCTATTTTGAAATTTTCCATAAAAAGGTCAAATTTCGAAACAAAAAGAAATCTTATTTGCAATTGATAATGTGCTTTTAAAACTTATTATATGACCAAAAAtaagttttgaaacaatttttgTTATAAAAGATCGTTTCGCAACTCATGATGCATTTGAAGACATGACCAAGTTATAAACATGGTGATATTTTTGCTATTCTTACTTCATAAGAATGGCAatataattaagaaaaaaaaatgatcaTCTTGGTGAATATCTCAGAAAGTTATGTGACCATCTAATAAGGACTAAAACTGTAAGAAAAAAAACATATTGGATCTAATCTGGAAAAACACCGAAACACATTGGACAAAAAAGTAATTTAGTGTATAACAATTTTTTATACGATTGAGAGAGTAGAGTGTAGTTGGATCACTTTAGCGCCACAGAATATTTTGGCCCTGTGTTTCTCTCAATCTGAATCCCATTGATGGTTGGAACGTGAAAATTCCACCTCAAATCCAATGGTTTTCTCTTTGAATTCATTCGTCGGCTTCACTTCGACGGTATGTTATCGTATTCTTTCTCATTTCCTCGTTTGGTTAATGATTATATTTCTACTTATCCTTTTGGTGTTTCAGTTTGATTCTCATTGTTGATCAGTTGAGTAATAATACCTTTAGTCTTAACTCTTTATAATTCTGCTATCGTGATTCGGATGACTCAAGTTGGAGGATTTCATGCTTTTTCACTTTGATTAAAATCAACGCATGTCTGGACTAAGGGAAAATTAGCAGCAAAATGGTTTAGGGTTTCAGGAGTTAGTTTAACAACTCATGGTGTGCTCAAAATTATCTTTTGAATCGATTTCTATGGTTTCCGATAAGATATAATATTATGGATAAGGAGTTTCCTGTATGTGTTACATAGCTATTCCTTCTTACAACCCTCTTTGGATCGACAAACTCATACAATTCATGAAACACACCATCAACAATATGTGCTTTTATCTTATTTAACTGACAATTTCAACATACATATTCAATCCATTGAAAAACTTTCTACTTAATATCATTATCAACTGTAAACACACAGGCTAAGCATCAAAATGTCCCAAGAGAGTGCATAGGCCTGAAAGCTAGCCATTTCCCCTCTTCTTCTACATCACTTGTTTTCAGTAGAAGACCAATACATACAAGAAATCAAAGACCTCTTTCAGTTTCAAACAGTGATAGGGTTACAACAGAAACCACCGAAAAGACATCAGAAATTCCTGAAGTTTCCATTTCCATCAATCAGTCACTGCCCACTTCCGAAGTTGATCCTATCAAAAAGACACAACCCGATGAGGCTGCTTCTAATGGATCCATATCTTCTCCCTCTGAATCCGAACCAAAAAGATCAAAACTAACAGCAAGAGAGAAGCTAAAAGCGGCTAGGGTTCGCAGCAGATCCTCAGAACCAAAACCAGTTAAAAAAGCAGAGATGGGAAGCAAAGTGTTGGAAGCTTTGAGGGAAAACGATAGAATATCAGGGAAGATGAGATCAGGTCTTCCAGAAGCACCAACAAATTTGTTTGATGACAGCAAACGTGGAATGCCCAAAAAGGGGCTGACATTTGAGCTACCAGTTGGATGGGATGTGTTTCTCATTATCCTTTCAGTTGTTTTGATAAGCACTATCATGTTTACAACTACCTTCATTGTTTGGAAGGTGGGTGCCATTCATTTCAACGAGAACTAGCATCTTCTTCAAACCTAATCATATATGCTTCAATGTAAAAACTTAGCTTCCCTTCATACATTTCATTGCTATAAAGCTTCTTTCTATTCATACCATCTGACATTCTTGTTAAAAGCAAACTTGTATCAGTTATATGTGTAGAGTGCTTGATCTTTTGTTAGATGGGTAAGATTGAAAAGTTGCTCTTTGTCTTGATCCCACATAGGAACATTACATTAAAATTTATTGGATCTGGGACACAATTCGAGAAGTAGGTTTGTCTAATTGTCTCCTCCAAGGTTTCTAAACTCGGTTTCTGCCTCCACATACATGGGTCTTAAACCACAATAGAGAATTGGTTACTTATTGTAACGTAAACTTGGGTTTAATAGGTAATAGCAAGTCGCTTATCAATTGATAGACCCATGTAAGTTAGTTGTATAGAGGACGAACTTGAGTttacaatttaataaaattttgGAGACATTTTAGCAATGAAGATGTTGTAAAACCTTGTCCATATGATATAGAGGTGGTTTCGTCTCATAAGTTTTGTGGTTTAAATCTATAGGATAGTAGTATACTAGAATCAACCTCCTCATATATATGGTCATTATTAAGCGAGGTTTAATCTTCATCCCAAAAAATAGCAAGGAGCTAGAAAAAGTTATTTATGTTGATCCCACATAGGAGAGTGACTATTGTAGTGGAAtggtaataaaataaaaaatagcaAGGagctagaaaaaaaaattagCCGAAGTCATAGCAGGATTTTTAACTTTTATGCCATCCTATTCAACTAAAATTATAATTTTCCTGCCAATTAGAAATCCTAAAGTACAAATAAGAAACGTCATCAAAATCAGTCCATTGTTGTACAAAGCCGAGAATCGATAGACCTGGTATCCAAACTCTAGACCTTGATGATTTGAAAcaatttttaaagtacaatgtacGAAAAAAAAGTGATATAAGTCAAACAAATTGAAAAATTCGCTACCATTTATAACAGCAACAAAAGTTTATACACTTTTTTGAAATTGCGATGATTTAATAATATTTACCGGAGtgtaataataacttaaataattttttatttattaaaagatatgttattgtttttatttttatttttattgtgtaGAAAAAGAAAAGTATAAGTTTGTTTGTAAGAGCAAGCAGCCAAACAGTTGTGATGGTCAACAATTACGGCCACTAAATGTTGTTTCCAGTCCCATCCCAGTTGAATTACGGCTTGTCGACCGACCTCACTCGTTTTTTACTTAATTTTTAATCTAATTATTAGTTAAACCCTTCCTGTTGTTTAAAATTAATCTCTAATAAACTGTCAACTTTCTTGTTAATCCTGGACTTATTATTTTGTGTTGGTTGAATGTGTTATAAATATGATAGCTAATAATAATTTATTAGCTTTTAATTGTAATTTGTAGAAAAAATGGAAGGGAGTTGTATTCACTTTTAAGTAGCATTGTCCATGGTAGAAATAAAATGTAGATTAAAACATATAAGTAAAGTCCAAATTCAACCAAGAGCTGCACAAATTAGAATAGAATTGTCAACTCATTTATAAGTACAACAACGGTGTCGTTTGCTCTTTTTTTGGCAATGCTGTTACAACTCGCATAATTAGATTCAGTTGCAACCAACATAAGGTAAGATTTGGATGCCTCCCGAATCTCAGATTATTGTTTTATAATACCACCCATGCaccaattaaatataaatatcatatttttttatCTATAGTTTAATATATGTATAcggttaatttttttaaataattctaATTAAATCCAATAAAAATATTGGATATAAAAATAACAACGTATTTTCAAACTATATAATATtccaacaaaattaaaaaaaaaaaaacatatattatttttatttatttgttattatcATGTATCAAATAGAAATAAATGAATTTTTACTTTAGTGATTGcataaaaatttcaaacaaaaactgaaaatacgCCATCGTATTATTGCAATTAAAcaccaaaatatatgtaaaaattaataaattatattgCAATTTTAATATCGGGacctataaaacatataaaaaacaaATCGTTGTAAAATTAAACTGTGGGTAACAGAGTATCAATTAAAATTGTGGGTAACATATCGTTGTAAAATTAAATTCTTAACTATATGCATtgataaacaaaaaacaaaaattaagccaaacaaaacaaaagtattaggtGAAGCAAAGTTTGTTAGGAATTTAATGTTAGTTTTAACCGTCtccaaataaaataaataaatgaaacagACGCACGAGCAGTTTATGGTTCATGCCAACTACTCCCCCTGGCCTTCCTGAACGGTTAAACCTAACCTCTccttcacttcttcttcttcttcttcctcttcataaCCCCCACCCACCCTCCATCCCTCAAC containing:
- the LOC111879844 gene encoding uncharacterized protein LOC111879844, which translates into the protein MVFSLNSFVGFTSTAKHQNVPRECIGLKASHFPSSSTSLVFSRRPIHTRNQRPLSVSNSDRVTTETTEKTSEIPEVSISINQSLPTSEVDPIKKTQPDEAASNGSISSPSESEPKRSKLTAREKLKAARVRSRSSEPKPVKKAEMGSKVLEALRENDRISGKMRSGLPEAPTNLFDDSKRGMPKKGLTFELPVGWDVFLIILSVVLISTIMFTTTFIVWKVGAIHFNEN